In Mytilus edulis chromosome 6, xbMytEdul2.2, whole genome shotgun sequence, the following proteins share a genomic window:
- the LOC139528556 gene encoding uncharacterized protein, translated as MNRMFVYIFMMVFAVDKVSTSASWNLTTLPVSFGKDVILWCYMGEKKENNFSKQQTDLRQWTGGQQYDLLCMDNKCLNPFKYEMLTRNNSQDFGLLIHNLSESDLDCQYTCSCGFSDFTKKLSVEPNHVMSLPANQTTITNGKNINNGNLKIEIMLDKVNPVPHCSALFKGQFINETTVTVMRWYTYHNDVRVIYNFPVDDIGCEGRLQILCTLVYRNVTIFDEDIDMCLKEEASMLIMTSLAIGFSGCVIILSICIWLTKRRKDQFDLRCWTNGKKKQMDSTIVNQVQLLTPSEKYHHEKETSTMIDV; from the exons ATGAATagaatgtttgtttacatttttatgatggTATTCGCTGTGGATAAAGTATCTACGTCAG CTTCGTGGAATCTAACAACCTTGCCCGTTAGCTTTGGAAAAGACGTTATTTTGTGGTGCTACATGGGTGAGAAAAAGGAAAACAATTTTTCAAAACAACAAACAGATCTTCGACAGTGGACAGGAGGCCAACAATACGATTTGCTTTGTATGGATAATAAATGCCTAAATCCATTTAAGTATGAAATGTTAACACGAAATAACAGTCAAGATTTTGGGTTATTGATTCACAATTTAAGTGAATCAGATTTGGATTGTCAATACACGTGTTCCTGTGGATTTTCTGATTTCACTAAGAAACTATCTGTCGAACCAAACCATGTTATGT CTCTACCAGCTAatcaaacaacaataacaaatggaaaaaatatcaacaatggCAACTTGAAAATAGAAATCATGCTTGATAAGGTGAATCCTGTTCCGCATTGTTCAGCACTATTTAAG GGTCAgtttatcaatgagacaactgttacTGTGATGAGGTGGTACACATATCATAACGATGTCAGAGTGATTTATAATTTTCCTGTTGACGATATCGGATGTGAAGGGAGACTGCAAATACTGTGCACACTTGTGTATCGTAATGTTACAATTTTTGACGAAGACATAGACATGTGTCTAA aagAGGAAGCAAGCATGCTGATAATGACTTCACTAGCCATCGGATTTTCAGGATGTGTTATAATATTGTCGATTTGCATATGGTTGACTAAAA GACGTAAGGACCAGTTTGATTTACGATGCTGGACCAACGGAAAGAAGAAACAAATGGACAGTACAATTGTCAATCAAGTGCAATTACTGACTCCTTCAGAAAAATATCATCATGAAAAAGAAACATCAACAATGATAGACGTCTAG